Proteins from a genomic interval of Dermacentor variabilis isolate Ectoservices chromosome 8, ASM5094787v1, whole genome shotgun sequence:
- the LOC142590839 gene encoding uncharacterized protein LOC142590839 yields the protein MSIGTPASTGRTWEGPQIAAEDGAVVQTLNQRPAWVRFLLPARPRNALVRTLQLVVAVQALYLVKEGAITILSSRSSSAVLQGYAQQERRQWNRTAVQTTAPPAGRAASLFCTVGSRLPRQASVYPADGLCTWIAYIHARYNPASATLEPMPQSGSLRAWFELRYRMITYNKTRWLPSLEWAHFRKTLGESITRSQARSLNRTLVDMNMAGLSMLNVRAGVRDLRPLSRSLATLAAANPGMFLALGLRLLGLVDSTATRLVPAELLDALLTPLSLFVLETHLPVPERKCVTAPLMPLFPYASQKRHTLTFRGVKAFFSQPVIRLIHPNATVRGDTLCVSLKFSCN from the exons ATGTCGATAGGAACTCCTGCGAGCACTGGCCGAACGTGGGAAGGACCGCAAATAGCTGCCGAGGACGGCGCCGTTGTGCAAACGCTGAATCAGCGTCCAGCGTGGGTCCGGTTCTTGCTCCCGGCGAGGCCTCGAAATGCCCTAGTTCGAACTCTTCAGCTGGTCGTCGCCGTGCAAGCGCTGTACCTGGTCAAAGAAGGTGCCATCACCATCCTGTCGAGTCGAAGCTCTTCCGCTGTGTTGCAGGGCTACGCGCAGCAGGAAAGGAG ACAGTGGAACCGGACCGCGGTGCAGACAACTGCGCCACCTGCCGGAAGAGCGGCTTCTCTGTTCTGCACCGTGGGATCGCGGTTGCCGCGACAGGCGTCGGTATACCCCGCGGACGGCCTCTGCACTTGGATCGCCTACATTCACGCACGCTACAATCCCGCCTCGGCAACCCTCGAGCCGATGCCTCAATCCG GAAGCTTACGCGCCTGGTTTGAGTTGCGGTACCGAATGATCACGTACAACAAAACTCGCTGGCTGCCTTCCCTAGAGTGGGCACACTTTAGGAAGACTCTTGGCGAGAGCATTACCAGGTCCCAGGCACGCTCGTTGAACCGGACACTGGTCGACATGAACATGGCCGGTCTGTCAATGCTAAACGTGCGCGCCGGAGTCAGAGACCTGAGGCCTCTGAGCAGGTCGTTGGCCACTTTGGCGGCTGCAAACCCAGGCATGTTCCTGGCCCTCGGACTCCGCCTGTTGGGACTCGTGGACAGCACGGCCACCAGACTCGTGCCCG CTGAACTCCTGGACGCCCTGTTGACACCCCTGAGCCTGTTTGTGCTTGAGACCCACCTGCCTGTACCGGAAAGGAAGTGCGTAACCGCGCCTCTGATGCCCCTGTTTCCCTACGCCAGCCAGAAGCGCCACACGCTCACATTCCGCGGCGTAAAAGCGTTCTTCTCCCAGCCGGTCATCAGGCTCATCCATCCGAATGCCACGGTGAGGGGAGACACTTTGTGCGTGTCCCTAAAGTTTAGCTGCAATTAG